TAGCACAGCTTTTTCGAGAAAAAAACCTTTATTTCCGAACTTAATTATCACTTATCTTTTGTTTGTTCGTGTTTTGCTGTGATGGTAAGAGGTGGATGCGATAGGAACCGAGAAAAAACATTTTACAACACGGGTACTTATCGTTTAAACTATATCATTGCGTGGAACATGTACATACAAATGAAAAATCATGAAAGAAAGGTGATTCAAATGCTGAAGAAATTATTTGGTCTTGATAAGAAAGAGGAGAAAAAACCTGAGGTTCAAATGCCTGAAGCTGACGGGAAGGATGTTGTAGTCTCTCCGATTACAGGAAAAGCCGTATCTCTGTCCGAAGTACCTGACCCGACATTTGCAGAAAAAATGATGGGTGACGGAATTGCCATCCAGCCAAGCGAAGGTACGGTAGTTTCCCCGGTTCACGGTGAAATTGTTCAGCTATTCCCTACTAAGCATGCCGTAGGACTTCGTACAGTAAACGGTGTTGAAATTCTCATTCACATCGGAATTG
This DNA window, taken from Alteribacter keqinensis, encodes the following:
- a CDS encoding PTS sugar transporter subunit IIA, whose translation is MLKKLFGLDKKEEKKPEVQMPEADGKDVVVSPITGKAVSLSEVPDPTFAEKMMGDGIAIQPSEGTVVSPVHGEIVQLFPTKHAVGLRTVNGVEILIHIGIETVNMQGEGFEAFVKEGDKVAAGDKLITFDMDLVNEKAESTITPIIITNGDAVSELQKEENIDVTKGETSILTITVK